One segment of Erigeron canadensis isolate Cc75 chromosome 2, C_canadensis_v1, whole genome shotgun sequence DNA contains the following:
- the LOC122586915 gene encoding mitogen-activated protein kinase homolog NTF3, protein MATPVEPPNGIKSEGKHYFSMWKALFEIDTKYVPIKPIGRGAYGIVCSSVNRETNEKVAIKKIHNAFDNRIDALRTLRELKLLRYLRHDNVIRLKDVMVPIHRRSFKDVYLVYELMDTDLHQIIKSSQALSNDHCQYFLFQLLRGLKYLHSVNILHRDLKPGNLLINANCDLKICDFGLARTNNGKDQFMTEYVVTRWYRAPELLLCCDNYNTSIDVWSVGCIFAELLGRKPLFPGTECLNQLKLIVNILGSQREENIEFIDNPKARNYIKSLPYSPGTSFTRLYPHAHPLAIDLLQKMLVFDPSKRISVVEALRHPYMSQLYDPNTDPPVQVPVDLDIDEDWGEEMIREMMWKEMVHYHPEAVAAAANSDMML, encoded by the exons ATGGCAACACCAGTTGAACCGCCAAATGGGATTAAATCAGAAGGGAAACATTACTTTTCAATGTGGAAGGCATTGTTTGAAATAGATACTAAATATGTGCCCATCAAGCCTATTGGTAGAGGTGCGTATGGGATAGTTTGTTCTTCTGTTAACCGTGAAACGAATGAGAAAGtagcaattaaaaaaatacacaatGCTTTTGATAATCGAATTGATGCCTTGAGAACTTTGCGTGAACTTAAGCTTCTTCGCTATCTTAGACATGACAATGTTATTCGTTTGAAAGATGTGATGGTGCCGATTCACAGAAGAAGTTTTAAAGATGTTTATTTGGTTTATGAACTTATGGATACTGATTTGCATCAGATTATTAAGTCGTCTCAAGCTCTTAGTAATGACCACTGCCAATATTTTCTCTTCCAG TTGTTGCGAGGCTTGAAGTATTTGCACTCGGTAAACATCCTTCATCGTGATTTGAAACCTGGGAATCTACTCATCAACGCAAACTGTGACCTAAAAATATGTGATTTTGGACTAGCTCGTACAAATAATGGTAAAGATCAGTTCATGACAGAGTATGTGGTGACCCGTTGGTATAGGGCCCCAGAACTACTCCTCTGTTGTGACAACTATAATACCTCAATTGACGTTTGGTCTGTCGGGTGCATCTTTGCTGAACTTCTTGGTAGAAAACCTCTCTTCCCAGGGACCGAATGCCTCAACCAACTGAAACTGATAGTCAACATACTTGGGAGTCAAAGAGAAGAAAATATAGAATTTATCGATAACCCAAAAGCAAGAAACTACATAAAGTCACTTCCTTATTCACCCGGTACTTCATTTACTCGCCTCTATCCTCATGCTCATCCATTAGCCATTGATCTGTTGCAAAAGATGCTGGTTTTTGATCCTTCAAAGAGAATTAGTGTGGTTGAAGCGCTTCGCCATCCTTATATGTCTCAACTTTATGACCCGAATACAGATCCTCCGGTTCAAGTACCTGTGGATCTTGATATAGATGAAGATTGGGGTGAGGAAATGATAAGAGAGATGATGTGGAAGGAGATGGTTCATTATCACCCTGAAGCTGTTGCTGCCGCTGCTAATTCAGATATGATGTTGTAA